The following DNA comes from Cytophagales bacterium.
CGGGACTCCTTCCATATTTTTGCACCCTTCGGAAGCGCAACATGGTGATTTGGGCATTTTACAGCCCAATGATGTCCTTTTTCTGGTCTCCAATTCTGGTAAAACTACCGAAATCCTACTGCTGGTTCAATTGGCTAAATCGCTTTATCCGGAGGTAAAAATTATCTGCATGACGGGTCATCCGGACAGTCCACTGTCCGAAAAAGCGGACATCACTCTTTTCACCGGAAATCCGAACGAAATCTGCCCACTTGGACTTACGCCAACCACAAGCACAACCGTTATGGGTGTGATCGGAGATATGTTGGTGGTCATGTTGATGGAAAAGATCAATTTCACCGTAAAGGACTATGCCCAACGACATCACAGTGGCTACCTGGGTGAAAAAAGTAGAAATCATGAATAAACTATTCCTCATTGCCGGGCCTTGTGTGGTCGAAAATGATGAGACACCTTACTTAATCGCTGAGCGAGTAGCAGGCATCTGCCAAAACTTAGGCATTGATTACATCTTCAAAGCTTCCTTCAAGAAAGCCAACCGGACGAGTTTATCGAGTTTTACAGGAGTGGATAAAACTCAGGCCCTGGAAATCATTCAGGGTGTGGGAAAGCAATTTGATGTACCCACCATCACTGATATTCACGAATCTCATGAGGTAGATGAGGTCGCAGCTTTTGTGGACCACCTTCAAATCCCGGCATTCCTGTGTCGGCAAACGGATCTGTTGCTCGCCGCTGGTAATACAGGAAAAGGTGTCAACATCAAAAAGGGCCAGTTCCTTTCACCTGAGGCCATGCAGTTCCCGCTCGAGAAAGTACAATCAACTGGAAATAACAACATTTGGCTTTGTGAGCGGGGTGTAACTCACGGATATGAAAATCTGATCGTGGACGTCACATCCATTGCCCGGATGAAAAAACTGGGAGCACCTGTGGTGATGGATTGTACCCATGCCCTGCAACAACCGAATAAATCCGATGGTGTCAGTGGTGGAAATCCCGATATGATCGAAACGGTAGCATTATCGGCAGTGGCCACCGGAGCTGATGGCCTGTTCATCGAAACACACCCCGATCCCGCTTATGCCCTGAGTGATGGAAAATCCATGCTACAAATCGATCGTCTAGAAGCGATCTTAAATCGAGTGCTCAAAGTACGCAACGCGCTGAATGATGAGTAAAAAACCAATCAAACTACTGATACTTGATGTCGATGGCACCCTGACAGATGGGGGTGTTTATATTTCTGAAAAGGGAGAACAGTCTAAGAAGTTCAACGTGAAAGATGGCATGGGGATCGTGGTGTTGAATAAGATGGGCATTGAAGTTGGGATCATCAGTCACAGCAGTGTTTCAGAAATGATCTCTAATCGCGCGAATACCCTCAAGCTTAATTACGTTTATGTGGGGCAAAAGCCTAAACTAGAGGTACTGCAGGATTGGTTACAGGAATTGAAGATCACCTTAGAAGAAGTGGCCTATATGGGTGATGATATCAATGACCTGGACGTCATAGAAGTATGTG
Coding sequences within:
- the kdsA gene encoding 3-deoxy-8-phosphooctulonate synthase; translated protein: MNKLFLIAGPCVVENDETPYLIAERVAGICQNLGIDYIFKASFKKANRTSLSSFTGVDKTQALEIIQGVGKQFDVPTITDIHESHEVDEVAAFVDHLQIPAFLCRQTDLLLAAGNTGKGVNIKKGQFLSPEAMQFPLEKVQSTGNNNIWLCERGVTHGYENLIVDVTSIARMKKLGAPVVMDCTHALQQPNKSDGVSGGNPDMIETVALSAVATGADGLFIETHPDPAYALSDGKSMLQIDRLEAILNRVLKVRNALNDE
- a CDS encoding HAD-IIIA family hydrolase gives rise to the protein MMSKKPIKLLILDVDGTLTDGGVYISEKGEQSKKFNVKDGMGIVVLNKMGIEVGIISHSSVSEMISNRANTLKLNYVYVGQKPKLEVLQDWLQELKITLEEVAYMGDDINDLDVIEVCGFTACPSDAMAIVKEKVDHVMTMKGGEGAVREFIDHYLLDKPLGY
- a CDS encoding SIS domain-containing protein, whose amino-acid sequence is MNPQNKIAELIQQEIAALQNIPLGPELHETVELIHQQVHKMNAKLVFSGMGKAGQVGSNIATTLSSTGTPSIFLHPSEAQHGDLGILQPNDVLFLVSNSGKTTEILLLVQLAKSLYPEVKIICMTGHPDSPLSEKADITLFTGNPNEICPLGLTPTTSTTVMGVIGDMLVVMLMEKINFTVKDYAQRHHSGYLGEKSRNHE